Proteins encoded by one window of Castor canadensis chromosome 2, mCasCan1.hap1v2, whole genome shotgun sequence:
- the Prss37 gene encoding probable inactive serine protease 37 gives MKFIFYLSVLAGTSFFAHSTVQKEDHAPYLVYLKSHFNPCVGVLIKTSWVLAPAHCYLPNLKLMLGNFKSRIRDGTEQTISPIQIIRYWNVSHSSPQDDLMLIKLAKPATLNHKVQLLPLATSNVQPGTVCMLSGLDWSRENNGRHPDLRQNLEAPVMTDNDCKKTEQGSRHRNSLCIKFVKEFSRIFGEVAVATVICKNKLQGIEVGHFMGGDVGIYTNVYKYVSWIENTSKDKKK, from the exons atgaaatttattttctacttgAGTGTCCTTGCTG GGACatctttctttgctcattcaactGTGCAGAAAGAAGACCATGCTCCCTATTTGGTATACCTCAAGTCTCACTTCAATCCCTGTGTGGGTGTGCTCATCAAAACCAGCTGGGTTCTGGCCCCAGCTCACTGCTACTTGCC AAATCTGAAGCTGATGCTGGGAAATTTTAAGAGCAGAATCAGAGATGGGACAGAACAGACTATTAGCCCTATCCAGATTATCCGCTACTGGAATGTTAGCCACAGCTCCCCACAGGATGACCTCATGCTCATTAAATTGGCTAAGCCTGCCACCCTCAACCACAAAGTCCAGCTCCTTCCCCTTGCCACCAGCAATGTCCAGCCAGGCACTGTCTGTATGCTGTCAGGTTTGGACTGGAGCAGGGAAAACAATG GCAGACATCCTGACTTAAGGCAGAACCTGGAGGCCCCTGTGATGACTGACAATGACTGCAAGAAAACAGAGCAAGGAAGCCGTCACAGGAACTCTCTGTGCATTAAATTtgtgaaagaattcagcagaatTTTCGGG GAGGTGGCAGTCGCCACTGTCATCTGTAAAAACAAGCTCCAGGGAATCGAGGTTGGGCACTTCATGGGAGGGGATGTCGGCATCTACACCAATGTCTACAAATACGTGTCCTGGATTGAGAACACCTCCaaggataagaaaaaataa